Proteins from a genomic interval of Daphnia pulex isolate KAP4 chromosome 4, ASM2113471v1:
- the LOC124193073 gene encoding methionine synthase-like, with protein sequence MTISVNHNKAWSSEKSARLEEELGRRILIIDGAMGTMIQKHRLEEEDFRNEELTGHEKNLKGNNDLLSITRPEIIYDIHTAYLEAGSDIIETNTFSGTWIAQADYGLEEWAYRLNFESAKLAARAVADHEKKTGKQCWVAGALGPTNRTLSISPSVERPDFRNITFDELVDAYTTQARALLDGGADILLVETIFDTANSKAALFAIENLFEKEYSRIPVMVSGTIVDKSGRTLSGQTGEAFVISVSHSNPLCIGLNCALGAREMRPFIETIGRSTSAYVICYPNAGLPNTFGGYDETPDLMAESLRDFASDGLVNIIGGCCGTTPDHIKAIKKIVEKYPPRKPSPNPYEGHMLLSGLEPFRIGKDTNFVNIGERCNVAGSRKFLRLIKDGKYDEALQIAKEQVENGAQVLDINMDEGMLDGVAAMTRFLNLISSEPDISKVPLCIDSSNFKVIEAGLKCNQGKCIVNSISLKEGEEDFIHKATIVRKFGAAVVVMAFDELGQAADTDRKVEICVRSYKLLVDKVGFNPNDIIFDPNILTIATGIEEHNTYGIDFIEACRRIKKVCPGCRVSGGVSNISFSFRGMEQIREAMHSVFLYHAIKAGLDMGIVNAGNLAVYDNIDPKLLQLCEAILWNKDAHGTEKLLEFAQTAVKGEKTVEVDDSRSKPVEERIENALVKGIDKYIVEDTEEARLDTKKYPRPLNIIEGPLMKGMSVVGDLFGAGKMFLPQVIKSARVMKKAVGHLVPFMEKEREAAQAISGEVASENDRFAGTVVLATVKGDVHDIGKNIVAVVLGCNNFRVIDMGVMVPCDKILERAIQEKADIVGLSGLITPSLDEMIHVAKEMQRIKLKVPLLIGGATTSKAHTAVKIAPAYEHPVIHVLDASRSVVVSSALLDKNTIQEYMEEIREDYEDVRQLHYETLRDRKYVSLELARARRLKLDFTNQFKPVRPSFLGVKVFSDYDLESLIPYIDWKPFFDVWQLRGKYPNRGYPKIFNDETVGAEAKKVFDDAQKLLKQIIDEKLLHAKGVLAFYPANSCGDDIMVYEDDDWPRDEPLARFCGLRQQAEKESKEEPHLCLSDFIAPLTSGVGDYIGMFAVTAGFGCEELCAKFEKENDDYNIIMAKALADRLAEAFAEGLHEIVRTELWGYCSEERLAPSELHGIKYKGIRPAPGYPSQPDHTEKLTMWRLLQAEPRTGIRLTDSLAMEPAASVSGLYFAHPESHYFGVGKISKDQVIDYASRKEADVSQVEKTLSINLAYDL encoded by the exons ATGACCATCTCAGTGAATCACAACAAGGCTTGGTCGT CGGAAAAGAGCGCTCGGCTGGAAGAAGAACTCGGTCGACGGATTCTGATTATCGATGGCGCTATGGGTACCATGATACAAAAGCATCgtctggaagaagaagattttcgGAATGAAGAGTTAACTGGACATGAAAAGAATCTTAAAGGAAACAATGATTTGCTCAGTATTACTCGGCCGGAAATCATCTACGACATCCATACC GCATATTTGGAAGCTGGGTCCGATATTATTGAAACCAACACCTTTAGCGGTACGTGGATCGCACAGGCTGATTACGGATTGGAAGAATGGGCATATCGATTAAATTTCGAATCTGCCAAGTTGGCAGCTCGTGCAGTGGCCGATCACGAGAAAAAGACGGGCAAGCAATGTTGGGTAGCCGGAGCGCTTGGTCCAACGAATCGTACCTTATCCATCTCGCCATCAGTCGAACGTCCGGACTTCCGAAATATCA CTTTTGACGAACTGGTGGACGCATATACAACTCAGGCCAGGGCTCTATTGGACGGTGGTGCTGATATTCTTCTAGTTGAAACCATTTTCGACACGGCTAATTCCAAAGCGGCGCTCTTTGCcattgaaaatctttttgaaaaagaatacaGTCGCATTCCTGTTATG GTCTCTGGAACGATCGTTGACAAAAGCGGGAGAACTCTGTCAGGACAAACTGGAGAGGCCTTCGTTATCAGCGTGTCACATTCGAATCCATTATG TATAGGTCTAAATTGTGCACTTGGAGCCCGAGAGATGAGACCCTTCATTGAAACGATTGGACGTTCCACGTCAGCATACGTCATTTGTTATCCTAACGCTG GTCTGCCAAACACTTTCGGTGGATACGACGAAACTCCCGACTTAATGGCGGAAAGTTTGCGGGATTTCGCCAGCGACGGCCTTGTCAACATTATTGGTGGTTGCTGTGGAACTACACCTGATCATATCAA agctattaaaaaaattgtggaaaaATATCCACCCCGAAAGCCAAGTCCCAATCCTTATGAAGGCCACATGCTATTATCTGGATTAGAACCTTTCCGTATCGGAAAAGATACAAATTTCGTTAATATTGGTGAACGTTGTAATGTTGCTGGCTCTCGCAAGTTTTTGCGACTCATCAAGGATGGAAAATACGAC GAGGCTTTACAAATCGCCAAGGAGCAGGTAGAAAATGGTGCTCAAGTTCTTGATATT AATATGGATGAAGGTATGTTGGACGGCGTAGCAGCGATGACTCgatttctgaatttgatttcctCAGAGCCTGACATATCCAAG GTTCCATTGTGTATCGATTCGTCCAACTTCAAAGTGATCGAGGCCGGATTGAAATGTAATCAGGGAAAATGTATcgtcaattccatttcattaaaaGAGGGCGAAGAAGATTTCATCCATAAAGCCACAATTGTAAGAAAATTTGGTGCTGCAGTTGTCGTTATGGCGTTCGATGAGCTTGGCCAA GCCGCAGACACGGATCGCAAAGTTGAGATTTGTGTTCGATCCTACAAGTTGCTTGTTGATAAGGTTGGATTCAACCCCAACGATATTATTTTCGATCCCAACATTTTAACCATAGCCACGGGAATTGAAGAGCACAACACTTACGGAATTGATTTTATTGAAGCTTGCAGAAGAATTAAA AAAGTGTGTCCCGGCTGCCGAGTGAGTGGCGGTGTATCAAACATATCCTTTTCCTTCCGCGGAATGGAGCAAATCCGTGAAGCCATGCATTCCGTTTTCTTGTACCATGCTATTAAAGCCGGCCTTGATATGGGAATAGTAAATGCCGGTAATCTTGCCGTTTACGACAATATTGATCCTAAACTACTGCAACTCTGCGAGGCCATTTTATGGAACAAGGATGCTCAC GGGACTGAAAAACTCCTGGAATTTGCTCAAACTGCTGTCAAAGGTGAAAAGACTGTGGAAGTTGATGACTCTAGGTCAAAACCAGTCGAAGAGCGTATTGAAAATGCCCTTGTGAAG GGTATTGATAAATACATTGTCGAAGACACAGAGGAAGCCCGATTggatacaaaaaaatatccacGTCCGTTGAACATCATTGAAGGACCGCTAATGAAAGGAATGTCAGTCGTTGGAGACCTGTTTGGTgctggaaaaatgtttttacctcaa GTAATCAAATCAGCTCGAGTGATGAAAAAAGCCGTGGGCCATTTGGTACCTTTTATGGAAAAAGAGCGTGAAGCTGCCCAGGCCATATCGGGTGAAGTTGCGTCAGAAAAC GATCGTTTCGCTGGTACGGTCGTTCTCGCCACGGTTAAGGGCGACGTCCACGATATCGGTAAAAATATCGTCGCTGTCGTTTTAGGCTGCAATAACTTCCGAGTTATCGATATGGGGGTCATGGTTCCCTGTGATAAAATATTGGAACGAGCAATTCAAGAAAAAGCCG ATATCGTCGGACTTTCTGGACTGATTACTCCATCCTTGGATGAGATGATTCACGTAGCCAAAGAAATGCAACGCATCAAACTGAAAGTGCCTTTGCTAATTGGAGGAGCCACAACTTCTAAAGCTCATACTGCCGTGAAAATCGCTCCGGCGTACGAGCATCCAGTCATTCACGTGCTCGATGCGTCACGTAGTGTGGTTGTG AGCTCGGCTTTGTTAGACAAAAACACTATACAAGAATACATGGAAGAAATCCGAGAAGATTACGAAGACGTCCGACAGTTACACTACGAAACTCTACGTGATCGCAAATATGTCAGTTTGGAGCTGGCCAGAGCGCGTCGTTTAAAACTGGATTTCACTAACCAATTCAAACCAg TTCGTCCGAGTTTCCTGGGAGTCAAAGTTTTTTCGGATTACGACCTGGAAAGTCTTATCCCATACATAGACTGGAAACCGTTCTTTGATGTTTGGCAGCTGAGAGGGAAATACCCCAATCGAGGATACCCAAAAATTTTCAACGATGAAACAGTTG GTGCTGAAGCCAAAAAAGTGTTTGATGATGCTCAAAAGTTGTTGAAACAAATCATCGATGAAAAACTTCTCCATGCTAAAGGG GTATTGGCGTTCTACCCAGCCAACAGCTGCGGTGATGATATTATGGTTTATGAAGATGACGATTGGCCTCGAGATGAGCCTCTCGCTCGATTCTGTGGACTGCGACAGCAGGCAGAGAAGGAGAGTAAAGAAGAACCTCATTTGTGTCTCTCGGATTTCATAGCTCCTCTTACGTCTGGAGTTGGAGATTACATTGGAATGTTCGCCGTCACGGCAGGATTCGG ATGTGAAGAACTTTGCGctaaatttgaaaaggaaaatgacgACTACAATATTATCATGGCGAAAGCCTTGGCTGATCGTTTAGCCGAAGCTTTCGCTGAAGGATTGCATGAAATTGTGCGTACCGAGCTGTGGGGTTACTGCTCAGAAGAAAGGCTTGCACCCTCTGAATTACACGGCATCAAGTACAAG GGGATTCGTCCAGCTCCGGGATATCCCAGCCAACCAGATCACACTGAAAAGTTGACAATGTGGCGTCTCCTACAAGCGGAACCGAGAACTGGAATCCGATTGACTGACAGTTTAGCCATGGAACCCGCTGCTTCGGTATCCGGTCTTTACTTTGCCCATCCGGAGTCTCATTACTTTGGCGTTGGGAAAATCTCCAAAGATCAA GTGATTGACTACGCATCGAGAAAGGAAGCTGACGTTTCTCAAGTTGAAAAAACTCTGAGCATCAACTTGGCGTATGACTTGTAA
- the LOC124193076 gene encoding steroid hormone receptor ERR1-like isoform X2 — protein sequence MMTTTEPLLLRSEVKKEESDLHHHHHHHMCGMEDCSPADSSLYSPTTTGLQLELELSQEDEAASGGGLGIASALTANRSGSYQSTTSPSIARSLSTSPDELLDSPPPPPPSDHRRSSITTTGTKQQQHFICSSTTNRGATLAASNSTTARSIIRIQEPSLAAEETDISTDISPLSTGLCRSISRSYSSPEPDDGADLDGKQQQYVHCSSTTAPAADEFPNRHRTAQSDNFKDEDAPKRLCLVCGDVASGFHYGVASCEACKAFFKRTIQGNIEYTCPASNDCEINKRRRKACQACRFQKCIRMGMLKEGVRLDRVRGGRQKYRRVTPYTTTPASANNNAGTQAGSTDSNNVNPQPVKKVSLEDNKILNTLGQCEPEMLTTVDILWPEGDASSMDPSLRILCTLSELYDRELVAAIGWAKQIPGFLEMPLNDQMRLLQTSWPEVLTLSLAFRSIPLNSSNPKLQWSADFGMNEKEARECGMEELFFQCVQIAQRLEQLSVTREEYYLLKALVLVNCDVRVESMAHVKKLRETVLAALSDCSAALRQGSGASQQMQHLLLCMPCIRQVDSSLRRFWALVRRDSRVPMNKLFLEMLESPLR from the exons ATGATGACAACGACGGAGCCACTTTTGCTCCGGTCCGAAGTCAAGAAGGAGGAATCAGATctccatcatcaccaccaccaccacatgtGCGGAATGGAGGACTGCTCGCCGGCCGATAGCTCACTCTACTCACCCACGACTACTGGACTCCAGCTGGAG TTGGAACTGAGCCAAGAAGATGAGGCAGCCAGTGGAGGAGGATTGGGAATCGCATCGGCCTTGACTGCCAATCGTAGCGGATCCTATCAGTCGACAACGTCCCCATCGATCGCCCGCTCCCTATCCACTAGCCCCGACGAGCTGCTGGACAgtccaccacctcctcctccgtcCGATCACCGCCGATCCTCCATTACTACAACCGGCACcaagcagcaacaacatttcATCTGCTCTTCAACAACCAATCGAGGAGCTACGCTGGCTGCCAGCAATTCGACGACCGCACGGTCCATCATCCGCATCCAG gAGCCAAGTTTAGCAGCCGAAGAGACAGACATTTCCACCGACATATCGCCGTTGTCGACCGGACTGTGCCGTTCGATCTCCCGCTCCTATTCGAGTCCCGAGCCAGACGACGGGGCCGATTTGGATGGCAAACAGCAACAGTACGTCCACTGTTCTTCCACGACGGCGCCGGCTGCTGATGAATTTCCCAATCGCCACCGAACGGCTCAG AGTGATAATTTCAAAGACGAAGACGCTCCCAAACGGCTGTGCCTCGTCTGCGGCGATGTTGCTTCGGGTTTCCATTACGGCGTTGCCTCGTGCGAGGCCTGTAAAGCCTTTTTCAAACGAACCATCCAAG GAAACATCGAATACACGTGCCCGGCCTCCAACGATTGCGAGATCAATAAGCGCCGGCGGAAGGCTTGCCAGGCCTGCCGCTTCCAGAAATGCATCCGAATGGGCATGCTGAAAGAAGGCGTCAGGCTGGATCGCGTTCGCGGAGGAAGGCAAAAGTACCGGCGCGTGACGCCGTATACAACCACGCCAGCCTcggccaacaacaacgccGGAACCCAGGCCGGATCGACCGATTCCAACAACGTCAATCCTCAACCCGTCAAAAAAGTCTCGCTGGAAG aTAACAAAATCTTGAACACGCTGGGACAGTGTGAACCCGAAATGTTGACGACGGTCGACATTTTGTGGCCGGAAGGCGATGCCTCGAGTATGGATCCATCGTTGCGGATCCTTTGCACATTGAGCGAACTCTACGATCGGGAATTGGTGGCCGCCATTGGTTGGGCAAAACAGATTCCAG GGTTTCTGGAAATGCCCCTCAACGACCAGATGAGGCTGCTGCAGACGAGCTGGCCGGAGGTACTGACCCTGTCGCTGGCCTTCCGCTCCATCCCGTTGAACAGTAGCAATCCGAAATTGCAATGGTCGGCTGACTTTGGCATGAACGAGAAGGAAGCACGCGAATGCGGCATGGAAGAACTCTTCTTCCAG TGCGTGCAAATAGCCCAGCGGCTGGAGCAGCTTTCGGTGACCCGTGAGGAGTACTATCTCTTGAAGGCCCTCGTGCTGGTCAACTGTGACGTCCGAGTCGAGAGCATGGCCCACGTGAAGAAATTGAGAGAAACGGTCCTGGCCGCCCTATCGGATTGCTCGGCAGCTCtaag ACAAGGGAGCGGAGCCAGCCAGCAGATGCAACACTTGCTGCTGTGCATGCCGTGCATCCGGCAAGTCGATAGTTCACTGAGACGGTTCTGGGCTCTGGTCCGTCGTGATTCTCGAGTTCCCATGAACAAACTTTTCTTGGAGATGCTGGAATCGCCATTGAGATGA
- the LOC124193076 gene encoding steroid hormone receptor ERR1-like isoform X3: MESWAEALAMMTTTEPLLLRSEVKKEESDLHHHHHHHMCGMEDCSPADSSLYSPTTTGLQLEEPSLAAEETDISTDISPLSTGLCRSISRSYSSPEPDDGADLDGKQQQYVHCSSTTAPAADEFPNRHRTAQSDNFKDEDAPKRLCLVCGDVASGFHYGVASCEACKAFFKRTIQGNIEYTCPASNDCEINKRRRKACQACRFQKCIRMGMLKEGVRLDRVRGGRQKYRRVTPYTTTPASANNNAGTQAGSTDSNNVNPQPVKKVSLEDNKILNTLGQCEPEMLTTVDILWPEGDASSMDPSLRILCTLSELYDRELVAAIGWAKQIPGFLEMPLNDQMRLLQTSWPEVLTLSLAFRSIPLNSSNPKLQWSADFGMNEKEARECGMEELFFQCVQIAQRLEQLSVTREEYYLLKALVLVNCDVRVESMAHVKKLRETVLAALSDCSAALRQGSGASQQMQHLLLCMPCIRQVDSSLRRFWALVRRDSRVPMNKLFLEMLESPLR; this comes from the exons ATGGAAAGCTGGGCAGAAGCTTTG GCCATGATGACAACGACGGAGCCACTTTTGCTCCGGTCCGAAGTCAAGAAGGAGGAATCAGATctccatcatcaccaccaccaccacatgtGCGGAATGGAGGACTGCTCGCCGGCCGATAGCTCACTCTACTCACCCACGACTACTGGACTCCAGCTGGAG gAGCCAAGTTTAGCAGCCGAAGAGACAGACATTTCCACCGACATATCGCCGTTGTCGACCGGACTGTGCCGTTCGATCTCCCGCTCCTATTCGAGTCCCGAGCCAGACGACGGGGCCGATTTGGATGGCAAACAGCAACAGTACGTCCACTGTTCTTCCACGACGGCGCCGGCTGCTGATGAATTTCCCAATCGCCACCGAACGGCTCAG AGTGATAATTTCAAAGACGAAGACGCTCCCAAACGGCTGTGCCTCGTCTGCGGCGATGTTGCTTCGGGTTTCCATTACGGCGTTGCCTCGTGCGAGGCCTGTAAAGCCTTTTTCAAACGAACCATCCAAG GAAACATCGAATACACGTGCCCGGCCTCCAACGATTGCGAGATCAATAAGCGCCGGCGGAAGGCTTGCCAGGCCTGCCGCTTCCAGAAATGCATCCGAATGGGCATGCTGAAAGAAGGCGTCAGGCTGGATCGCGTTCGCGGAGGAAGGCAAAAGTACCGGCGCGTGACGCCGTATACAACCACGCCAGCCTcggccaacaacaacgccGGAACCCAGGCCGGATCGACCGATTCCAACAACGTCAATCCTCAACCCGTCAAAAAAGTCTCGCTGGAAG aTAACAAAATCTTGAACACGCTGGGACAGTGTGAACCCGAAATGTTGACGACGGTCGACATTTTGTGGCCGGAAGGCGATGCCTCGAGTATGGATCCATCGTTGCGGATCCTTTGCACATTGAGCGAACTCTACGATCGGGAATTGGTGGCCGCCATTGGTTGGGCAAAACAGATTCCAG GGTTTCTGGAAATGCCCCTCAACGACCAGATGAGGCTGCTGCAGACGAGCTGGCCGGAGGTACTGACCCTGTCGCTGGCCTTCCGCTCCATCCCGTTGAACAGTAGCAATCCGAAATTGCAATGGTCGGCTGACTTTGGCATGAACGAGAAGGAAGCACGCGAATGCGGCATGGAAGAACTCTTCTTCCAG TGCGTGCAAATAGCCCAGCGGCTGGAGCAGCTTTCGGTGACCCGTGAGGAGTACTATCTCTTGAAGGCCCTCGTGCTGGTCAACTGTGACGTCCGAGTCGAGAGCATGGCCCACGTGAAGAAATTGAGAGAAACGGTCCTGGCCGCCCTATCGGATTGCTCGGCAGCTCtaag ACAAGGGAGCGGAGCCAGCCAGCAGATGCAACACTTGCTGCTGTGCATGCCGTGCATCCGGCAAGTCGATAGTTCACTGAGACGGTTCTGGGCTCTGGTCCGTCGTGATTCTCGAGTTCCCATGAACAAACTTTTCTTGGAGATGCTGGAATCGCCATTGAGATGA
- the LOC124193077 gene encoding beta-1,4-mannosyl-glycoprotein 4-beta-N-acetylglucosaminyltransferase-like has translation MSLKKLLKKPKTSEDCAVSSFEDKMTPMRRFALWIVTIQIVMIIGIMSVYTFQPGWSSTLTAFYAAGEAEESYNEVVTYPIILPSLPESYTLVDDDRPYFTFLPNDLSCFTTGTDLMKSSSSPPGSSCTCLAGYYGPDCGIPGPVWHACQTLNNCSDLKVRKTPRRLIHGLNINHELEFFQVRLEEVGDVLDVVIVGESNLTAGGDVSPLYLLPELRKGFMSGFQHKIIHIFIDHFPPEGLTDGWFADTFIRDYMGQEGLKRIKGIRDDDLFLLLDADEIPDRNVLLFLKLYDGYPEPIALTLRWSIYGFFWKRSVSDSPHVEDVTRIVAISTMRMIRQVYDGKVMSIRRNYLTTEPLLSRVETYKKSGHPVKEWNIGEVGAYAGFHCSWCYSPEGIKLKLMSAQKDDKPRWGDFPDKLDLGYISGLIQNGRWFDNSQPFFLVKPEQDPLYAPAYILKHKNRFHYLLDPPSSNKTTSST, from the exons ATGAGtctgaagaaattgttgaaaaagcCAAAGACCTCGGAAGATTGCGCCGTTTCATCGTTTGAAGACAAAATGACACCTATGCGACGTTTCGCTCTATGGATTGTGACTATTCAG ATAGTGATGATAATTGGCATTATGAGCGTCTACACTTTCCAGCCCGGATGGTCGTCAACTTTGACAGCCTTTTACGCCGCAGGGGAAGCGGAAGAATCCTATAATGAGGTCGTCACATATCCGATCATTTTACCTTCTCTTCCAGAAAGCTACACGCTGGTTGATGACGACCGACCGTATTTTACGTTCCTACCCAACGACTTGAGCTGTTTTACGACCGGGACTGATTTGATGAAAAGCAGCAGCTCTCCCCCGGGTTCCAGTTGCACCTGTTTGGCGGGTTATTACGGACCTGATTGTGGCATACCGGGCCCAGTCTGGCACGCTTGTCAGACTTTAAACAATTGTTCCGATTTGAAAGTACGGAAGACGCCACGTCGTCTCATCCACGGACTAAACATCAACCACGAACTCGAATTCTTTCAAGTTCGACTCGAAGAAGTGGGTGATGTGTTGGATGTTGTTATCGTTGGCGAATCGAATCTGACGGCTGGAGGGGATGTGAGCCCATTGTACCTACTGCCGGAACTTCGCAAAGGATTCATGAGCGGCTTCCAGCACAAAATTATCCACATCTTCATCGATCACTTCCCACCTGAGGGACTGACAGACGGGTGGTTTGCAGACACATTTATACGTGACTACATGGGCCAGGAAGGCCTTAAACGCATCAAAG GTATTCGAGATGACGATCTATTTTTGTTGCTGGATGCCGACGAGATTCCCGATAGGAACGTCTTGCTCTTTTTGAAGCTTTACGATGGTTATCCGGAACCGATTGCCTTGACTTTGCGTTGGTCCATCTACGGTTTCTTCTGGAAACGATCCGTCAGTGATTCGCCGCACGTTGAAGACGTCACTCGTATCGTGGCCATTTCTACAATGCGGATGATTCGTCAAGTCTACGACGGCAAGGTAATGAGCATCCGCCGTAATTACCTCACGACCGAACCACTGCTAAGCCGAGTGGAGACTTACAAGAAGAGCGGCCATCCTGTCAAAGAGTGGAACATTGGCGAGGTTGGCGCTTACGCCGGATTCCATTGTTCCTGGTGCTACAGTCCGGAAGGAATCAAGCTCAAATTAATGTCGGCCCAAAAGGACGATAAACCGCGATGGGGCGACTTTCCTGATAAATTAGATCTCGGATACATTTCTGGATTGATCCAAAATGGACGCTGGTTCGACAATTCACAACCATTCTTCCTAGTCAAGCCGGAACAGGATCCCCTCTATGCGCCTGCTTACATTCTAAAGCACAAAAATAGATTTCATTACTTGTTGGATCCACCATCTTCCAACAAGACGACCAGTTCAACTTGA
- the LOC124193076 gene encoding steroid hormone receptor ERR1-like isoform X1 has product MESWAEALAMMTTTEPLLLRSEVKKEESDLHHHHHHHMCGMEDCSPADSSLYSPTTTGLQLELELSQEDEAASGGGLGIASALTANRSGSYQSTTSPSIARSLSTSPDELLDSPPPPPPSDHRRSSITTTGTKQQQHFICSSTTNRGATLAASNSTTARSIIRIQEPSLAAEETDISTDISPLSTGLCRSISRSYSSPEPDDGADLDGKQQQYVHCSSTTAPAADEFPNRHRTAQSDNFKDEDAPKRLCLVCGDVASGFHYGVASCEACKAFFKRTIQGNIEYTCPASNDCEINKRRRKACQACRFQKCIRMGMLKEGVRLDRVRGGRQKYRRVTPYTTTPASANNNAGTQAGSTDSNNVNPQPVKKVSLEDNKILNTLGQCEPEMLTTVDILWPEGDASSMDPSLRILCTLSELYDRELVAAIGWAKQIPGFLEMPLNDQMRLLQTSWPEVLTLSLAFRSIPLNSSNPKLQWSADFGMNEKEARECGMEELFFQCVQIAQRLEQLSVTREEYYLLKALVLVNCDVRVESMAHVKKLRETVLAALSDCSAALRQGSGASQQMQHLLLCMPCIRQVDSSLRRFWALVRRDSRVPMNKLFLEMLESPLR; this is encoded by the exons ATGGAAAGCTGGGCAGAAGCTTTG GCCATGATGACAACGACGGAGCCACTTTTGCTCCGGTCCGAAGTCAAGAAGGAGGAATCAGATctccatcatcaccaccaccaccacatgtGCGGAATGGAGGACTGCTCGCCGGCCGATAGCTCACTCTACTCACCCACGACTACTGGACTCCAGCTGGAG TTGGAACTGAGCCAAGAAGATGAGGCAGCCAGTGGAGGAGGATTGGGAATCGCATCGGCCTTGACTGCCAATCGTAGCGGATCCTATCAGTCGACAACGTCCCCATCGATCGCCCGCTCCCTATCCACTAGCCCCGACGAGCTGCTGGACAgtccaccacctcctcctccgtcCGATCACCGCCGATCCTCCATTACTACAACCGGCACcaagcagcaacaacatttcATCTGCTCTTCAACAACCAATCGAGGAGCTACGCTGGCTGCCAGCAATTCGACGACCGCACGGTCCATCATCCGCATCCAG gAGCCAAGTTTAGCAGCCGAAGAGACAGACATTTCCACCGACATATCGCCGTTGTCGACCGGACTGTGCCGTTCGATCTCCCGCTCCTATTCGAGTCCCGAGCCAGACGACGGGGCCGATTTGGATGGCAAACAGCAACAGTACGTCCACTGTTCTTCCACGACGGCGCCGGCTGCTGATGAATTTCCCAATCGCCACCGAACGGCTCAG AGTGATAATTTCAAAGACGAAGACGCTCCCAAACGGCTGTGCCTCGTCTGCGGCGATGTTGCTTCGGGTTTCCATTACGGCGTTGCCTCGTGCGAGGCCTGTAAAGCCTTTTTCAAACGAACCATCCAAG GAAACATCGAATACACGTGCCCGGCCTCCAACGATTGCGAGATCAATAAGCGCCGGCGGAAGGCTTGCCAGGCCTGCCGCTTCCAGAAATGCATCCGAATGGGCATGCTGAAAGAAGGCGTCAGGCTGGATCGCGTTCGCGGAGGAAGGCAAAAGTACCGGCGCGTGACGCCGTATACAACCACGCCAGCCTcggccaacaacaacgccGGAACCCAGGCCGGATCGACCGATTCCAACAACGTCAATCCTCAACCCGTCAAAAAAGTCTCGCTGGAAG aTAACAAAATCTTGAACACGCTGGGACAGTGTGAACCCGAAATGTTGACGACGGTCGACATTTTGTGGCCGGAAGGCGATGCCTCGAGTATGGATCCATCGTTGCGGATCCTTTGCACATTGAGCGAACTCTACGATCGGGAATTGGTGGCCGCCATTGGTTGGGCAAAACAGATTCCAG GGTTTCTGGAAATGCCCCTCAACGACCAGATGAGGCTGCTGCAGACGAGCTGGCCGGAGGTACTGACCCTGTCGCTGGCCTTCCGCTCCATCCCGTTGAACAGTAGCAATCCGAAATTGCAATGGTCGGCTGACTTTGGCATGAACGAGAAGGAAGCACGCGAATGCGGCATGGAAGAACTCTTCTTCCAG TGCGTGCAAATAGCCCAGCGGCTGGAGCAGCTTTCGGTGACCCGTGAGGAGTACTATCTCTTGAAGGCCCTCGTGCTGGTCAACTGTGACGTCCGAGTCGAGAGCATGGCCCACGTGAAGAAATTGAGAGAAACGGTCCTGGCCGCCCTATCGGATTGCTCGGCAGCTCtaag ACAAGGGAGCGGAGCCAGCCAGCAGATGCAACACTTGCTGCTGTGCATGCCGTGCATCCGGCAAGTCGATAGTTCACTGAGACGGTTCTGGGCTCTGGTCCGTCGTGATTCTCGAGTTCCCATGAACAAACTTTTCTTGGAGATGCTGGAATCGCCATTGAGATGA